In the genome of Pseudarthrobacter sp. IC2-21, one region contains:
- a CDS encoding DinB family protein, with product MPIIPDEKDWTWVLSRPCPECSFDASTVTPVTVAGSVANMLPRWRAVLRRPEVTERPDANTWSALEYACHVRDVFALFDQRLNLMLGSEDARFENWDQDRTAVEKDYAGADPAVVSAELTAEGEQIAASFAGVREEDWVRTGLRGNGSKFTVLTLSQYFLHDVVHHLHDVDG from the coding sequence ATGCCTATCATTCCTGATGAAAAAGACTGGACCTGGGTACTCTCCCGGCCCTGCCCGGAGTGTTCCTTTGATGCATCCACCGTCACTCCGGTGACCGTTGCCGGCAGCGTGGCGAACATGCTCCCGCGCTGGCGGGCGGTCCTCCGCAGGCCGGAGGTCACCGAACGTCCGGACGCGAACACGTGGTCGGCCCTGGAGTACGCCTGCCACGTCCGGGACGTCTTTGCGCTGTTCGACCAGCGGCTGAACCTGATGCTCGGGTCCGAGGACGCACGGTTCGAGAACTGGGACCAGGACCGGACGGCTGTCGAGAAGGACTATGCCGGCGCGGACCCCGCCGTTGTCAGTGCCGAACTGACGGCCGAGGGCGAACAGATCGCCGCGTCCTTCGCCGGCGTCCGGGAGGAGGACTGGGTCCGGACGGGCCTGCGGGGCAACGGTTCGAAGTTCACCGTCCTGACGCTGTCCCAGTATTTCCTGCACGACGTGGTCCACCATCTGCACGACGTGGACGGCTGA
- a CDS encoding DNA topoisomerase IV subunit A — protein sequence MARRQSPPPAGAAAQDYVENIVDIDVTSEMEGSFLEYAYSVIYSRALPDARDGLKPVQRRILYMMSEMGLRPDRGHVKSARVVGEVMGKLHPHGDTAIYDAMVRMAQDFSLRLPLIDGHGNFGSLDDGPAAPRYTEARLAAAALTLTDHLDEDVVDFVPNYDNQLTQPDVLPAAFPNLLVNGATGIAVGMATNMAPHNLVEVISAARHLIANPDATLDDLMRFVPGPDLPTGGRIVGLDGIRDAYATGRGSFKTRAKVEIEQLSARRTGLVVTELPYMVGPEKVIEKIKDAVNAKKLTGISDIVDLTDRKHGLRLVIELKNGFNPNAVLQQLYRYSPMEDSFGINNVTLVDGQPQTLGLVDLLSVYVGHRIDVVRRRTAFRLGKKKDRLHLVEGLLIAIVDIDEVIQIIRSSDEVAAARERLMSIYDLTEIQSNYILELRLRQLTKYSRIELEKEQEELRREIAELEAILGSEQRLRELVSAELGEIAEKYGTPRRTVLLESEAVSPTVAAALAAAPGVKGKATPLALEIPDDPCWAILTASGQIGRTSNQEPLAESGPRVRHDVFRSVVKTSARGEIAAVTSLGRMLRLQVMDMPVLPPMSGLPNLAGGVPAKDFITLGKGETLVAFAPLDEVLAIGTAQGVVKRVQPDYPLNREDWEIIALKDKDSVVGVAPAGSEDTDLVFLTREAQLLRFSAGTVRAQGRTAGGMAGIKLGAGDHVVFFGAVDPNDDAAVVVTIAGTDGALPGTAPGAAKVTAFAEYPVKGRATAGVRAHRFLKGEDTLLLGWAGHGPAKASSLGGVARSLPQEHGRRDGSGIPLSQAVDAVGPAMAWADPA from the coding sequence ATGGCCCGCCGCCAAAGCCCACCCCCAGCCGGGGCAGCCGCCCAGGATTACGTCGAGAACATCGTGGACATCGATGTCACGTCCGAGATGGAAGGTTCCTTCCTCGAGTACGCCTATTCGGTGATTTACTCCCGGGCCCTGCCCGACGCCAGGGACGGCCTCAAGCCGGTGCAGCGCCGGATCCTGTACATGATGAGCGAGATGGGCCTCCGGCCTGACCGCGGCCACGTCAAGAGCGCGCGCGTGGTGGGCGAGGTCATGGGTAAACTCCACCCGCACGGCGACACAGCCATTTATGACGCCATGGTGCGCATGGCCCAGGACTTCTCGCTGCGTTTGCCGCTGATCGACGGCCACGGCAACTTCGGCTCCCTCGATGACGGCCCGGCTGCTCCCCGCTATACGGAGGCCAGGCTGGCGGCGGCGGCGTTGACGCTCACGGACCACCTGGACGAGGACGTGGTGGACTTTGTCCCCAACTATGACAACCAGCTCACCCAGCCGGACGTGCTGCCGGCGGCGTTCCCGAACCTGCTGGTCAACGGTGCCACCGGCATCGCCGTGGGCATGGCCACCAACATGGCTCCGCACAACCTGGTGGAGGTCATCTCCGCTGCCAGGCACCTGATCGCAAACCCGGACGCCACTCTGGATGACCTGATGCGTTTTGTCCCCGGGCCTGACCTGCCGACCGGCGGCCGCATCGTGGGCCTGGACGGCATCCGTGACGCGTACGCCACCGGGCGCGGATCCTTCAAAACCCGCGCCAAAGTGGAGATCGAACAGCTCTCCGCCCGGCGGACCGGCCTGGTGGTCACCGAACTGCCGTACATGGTGGGTCCGGAAAAGGTGATCGAGAAGATCAAGGACGCGGTCAACGCCAAGAAGCTGACCGGCATCAGCGACATCGTGGACCTCACGGACCGCAAACACGGCCTGCGCCTGGTCATCGAGCTGAAAAACGGGTTCAACCCGAACGCTGTCCTCCAGCAGCTATACCGCTACTCCCCCATGGAAGACTCGTTCGGCATCAACAACGTGACGCTGGTGGACGGCCAGCCGCAGACCCTCGGGCTGGTGGACCTGCTCTCTGTCTACGTCGGCCACCGGATCGACGTGGTCCGCCGGCGCACCGCCTTCCGGCTGGGCAAGAAAAAGGACCGCCTGCACCTGGTGGAGGGCCTCCTGATCGCCATCGTTGACATTGACGAGGTCATCCAGATCATCCGCTCCTCGGACGAGGTGGCCGCAGCCCGCGAACGGCTGATGTCCATCTACGACCTCACCGAAATCCAGTCCAACTACATCCTGGAACTGCGGCTGCGGCAGCTGACCAAGTACTCACGGATCGAACTCGAGAAGGAACAGGAGGAGCTGCGCCGCGAAATTGCGGAGCTGGAAGCCATCCTCGGCTCAGAGCAGCGGCTGCGTGAACTGGTGTCGGCCGAGCTCGGCGAGATCGCGGAGAAATACGGCACCCCGCGCCGGACGGTGCTGCTCGAATCCGAGGCCGTCTCCCCCACGGTGGCCGCTGCACTGGCCGCCGCGCCCGGGGTGAAGGGCAAAGCCACACCCCTGGCCCTGGAGATCCCCGATGACCCGTGCTGGGCCATTCTTACGGCCTCGGGCCAGATTGGCCGCACGTCCAACCAGGAGCCGCTCGCCGAGTCAGGTCCGCGGGTCCGGCATGACGTGTTCCGGTCCGTGGTCAAGACCTCCGCGCGCGGTGAGATCGCCGCTGTGACCTCACTGGGGCGCATGCTGCGGCTCCAGGTGATGGACATGCCGGTGCTGCCGCCGATGTCCGGCCTGCCCAACCTGGCCGGCGGGGTCCCCGCCAAGGATTTCATCACCCTGGGCAAGGGTGAAACACTGGTGGCCTTCGCCCCGCTGGATGAGGTCCTGGCCATCGGGACCGCCCAGGGCGTGGTCAAACGGGTCCAGCCGGACTACCCCCTGAACCGCGAGGACTGGGAAATCATTGCCCTCAAGGACAAGGACTCCGTGGTGGGCGTGGCCCCGGCAGGGTCGGAAGACACGGACCTGGTGTTCCTGACCCGCGAAGCGCAGCTGCTGCGCTTCAGTGCCGGCACCGTCCGGGCCCAGGGCAGGACAGCGGGCGGCATGGCCGGGATCAAGCTCGGCGCCGGCGACCATGTGGTGTTCTTTGGCGCGGTGGACCCGAACGATGACGCCGCCGTCGTGGTGACCATCGCAGGGACCGACGGCGCCCTGCCGGGCACCGCGCCCGGCGCTGCGAAGGTGACGGCGTTTGCCGAGTATCCGGTCAAGGGCCGCGCCACTGCAGGTGTCCGCGCCCACCGGTTCCTCAAGGGCGAAGACACCCTGCTGCTGGGCTGGGCGGGCCACGGACCGGCCAAGGCGTCCTCGCTGGGCGGTGTGGCCAGGTCGCTGCCGCAGGAACACGGGCGGCGTGACGGTTCGGGCATTCCCCTGTCCCAGGCCGTGGATGCGGTGGGACCGGCCATGGCCTGGGCTGATCCGGCCTAG
- a CDS encoding cytochrome ubiquinol oxidase subunit I produces the protein MEALEIARWQFGITTVYHFMMVPLTIGLGLVVAVMQTIWYRTGKAEYLRMTKFWGKLFLINFIMGVATGIVQEFQFGMAWSEYSRFVGDIFGAPLALESLLAFFVESTFLGLWIFGWKQLKPAIHLACLWIAVVGSVFSAYFIIVANSWMQHPVGAEIINGRPVMTDAWAVFTNNTALVAFPHTLMGALAVAGGFLLGIAWYHLWRRRKDGIDTIGPDGKVIPGEAPIAGRDRTDYNVWIRSLRIGAVVAMISFAGTALTGDLQGKLMFEQQPMKMAAAEAACHDGTGFSVLSVGNLGSKNCDDITAVIEVPGILSFLAKGDFTTEVKGVNSLLDQYKADYGTHLPDNPIYGERAGAEIQYVPVMEVTYWGFRMMIGFGGLAAMAALVALWLTRKGTVPASPWLMRLAVLGILAPFGANAAGWIFTEMGRQPFVVAPNPDLNGIDQVFMFTAAAVSPGVSAGELLTSLIVLAAVYGALLVVEVKLLVKYIRGGVVSAMPELVQAPADENEDGTPGPGGTAKPADDVLAFAY, from the coding sequence GTGGAAGCTCTGGAAATCGCACGCTGGCAATTCGGCATCACCACCGTTTACCACTTCATGATGGTGCCCCTGACTATCGGCCTGGGCCTGGTGGTCGCAGTCATGCAGACCATCTGGTACCGGACCGGCAAGGCCGAATACCTGAGGATGACCAAGTTCTGGGGCAAGCTCTTCCTGATCAACTTCATCATGGGGGTTGCCACCGGCATCGTCCAGGAGTTCCAGTTCGGCATGGCCTGGAGCGAATACAGCCGGTTCGTCGGCGACATCTTCGGCGCACCGCTCGCACTGGAGTCCCTGCTGGCGTTCTTCGTTGAGTCCACGTTCCTGGGCCTGTGGATCTTCGGCTGGAAACAGCTGAAGCCGGCCATCCACCTCGCCTGCCTGTGGATCGCCGTGGTGGGATCGGTCTTTTCCGCCTACTTCATCATTGTGGCCAACAGCTGGATGCAGCACCCCGTCGGCGCGGAAATCATCAACGGCCGGCCGGTCATGACCGACGCGTGGGCCGTGTTCACGAACAACACCGCGCTGGTCGCCTTCCCGCACACCCTGATGGGAGCGCTGGCCGTGGCCGGCGGGTTCCTGCTGGGCATCGCCTGGTACCACCTCTGGCGCCGGCGCAAGGACGGCATCGACACCATCGGCCCTGACGGCAAGGTCATTCCCGGCGAAGCACCGATCGCCGGCCGCGACAGGACCGACTACAACGTCTGGATCCGCTCCCTCCGGATCGGCGCCGTCGTCGCCATGATCTCGTTCGCCGGCACCGCCCTCACCGGCGACCTGCAGGGCAAGCTGATGTTTGAGCAGCAGCCCATGAAGATGGCCGCTGCCGAAGCCGCCTGCCACGACGGCACCGGCTTTTCGGTCCTCAGCGTCGGCAACCTCGGCTCCAAGAACTGCGACGACATCACGGCAGTGATCGAAGTGCCGGGCATCCTGTCCTTCCTTGCCAAGGGCGACTTCACCACTGAGGTCAAGGGCGTCAACAGCCTCCTGGACCAGTACAAGGCCGACTACGGCACCCACCTGCCGGACAACCCGATCTACGGTGAACGGGCCGGCGCCGAAATCCAGTACGTCCCCGTCATGGAAGTCACGTACTGGGGCTTCCGGATGATGATCGGCTTCGGCGGACTGGCGGCGATGGCAGCTCTCGTGGCCCTCTGGCTGACCAGGAAGGGAACCGTCCCCGCGTCGCCCTGGCTGATGCGTCTGGCGGTGTTGGGCATCCTGGCCCCCTTCGGTGCCAACGCCGCCGGCTGGATCTTCACCGAAATGGGCCGTCAACCGTTCGTGGTTGCGCCCAACCCGGACCTGAACGGCATTGACCAGGTGTTTATGTTTACGGCAGCCGCCGTTTCGCCCGGCGTGTCCGCCGGCGAACTGCTGACCTCGCTCATCGTCCTGGCCGCGGTCTACGGCGCCCTGCTCGTGGTGGAGGTCAAACTCCTGGTCAAGTACATCCGCGGCGGCGTGGTCTCTGCCATGCCGGAACTGGTGCAGGCGCCGGCGGACGAGAACGAGGACGGCACCCCGGGCCCCGGCGGCACCGCCAAACCCGCCGATGACGTCCTGGCATTCGCCTACTAA
- a CDS encoding GNAT family N-acetyltransferase, protein MDQKPPVDFPQLQWRPAAASDIPAWAALIARAAAVETPVWYEREADLQEHVASRKNPVATHTVLGFDGHGVIRAYARISKNPDGDKAHGFGCVDPAWQRRGIGTALLGWLEQRTRERFAGDRARVPAEVSAGGDARPVPRLRIGTEQQHAHQARLLETGGYTVVRYFNEMHRPLDRPLPPAALSPCLVLAALVPELHEPVRLAHNAAFLDHWGSEPKDRESWSFIVNNPQARPDLSAVVLDSVTAEVAGYQLASHDPDIAVQRGFREGYTELLGVRREYRGRGIARALLTDAMRRFTAAGMDVASLDVDSENPSGALALYTRLGYRAVNRSMAWDKAL, encoded by the coding sequence ATGGACCAGAAGCCACCGGTGGACTTTCCGCAACTGCAGTGGCGGCCGGCCGCGGCGTCCGACATCCCGGCGTGGGCTGCGCTGATTGCCCGGGCCGCCGCCGTCGAGACGCCCGTCTGGTACGAGCGGGAAGCGGACCTGCAGGAGCACGTCGCGTCCCGCAAAAACCCTGTGGCCACGCACACGGTGCTTGGTTTCGACGGCCACGGCGTCATCCGCGCGTACGCCAGGATTTCGAAAAACCCGGACGGGGACAAAGCACACGGCTTTGGGTGCGTGGACCCGGCGTGGCAGCGGCGCGGAATTGGCACGGCACTGCTTGGCTGGCTGGAGCAGCGCACCCGGGAGCGCTTCGCCGGGGACCGCGCCAGGGTTCCGGCAGAAGTCTCCGCCGGCGGCGACGCGCGGCCGGTGCCCCGCCTGCGGATCGGGACCGAGCAGCAGCACGCGCACCAGGCCAGGCTGTTGGAAACCGGCGGGTACACGGTGGTCCGCTACTTCAACGAAATGCACCGTCCCCTGGACCGGCCGCTGCCCCCGGCCGCCCTCTCCCCGTGCCTGGTGCTGGCCGCGCTGGTTCCGGAGCTGCACGAACCGGTCCGGCTGGCGCACAACGCGGCCTTCCTCGACCATTGGGGCAGCGAGCCGAAGGACAGGGAATCCTGGTCTTTCATAGTCAACAACCCGCAGGCGCGCCCGGACCTCAGCGCTGTGGTCCTGGACAGTGTCACCGCTGAAGTGGCCGGTTACCAGCTTGCCAGCCACGATCCGGACATAGCCGTGCAGCGGGGCTTCCGGGAGGGCTACACGGAACTGCTCGGCGTACGGCGGGAGTACCGCGGCCGTGGGATTGCCCGGGCGCTGCTGACTGATGCCATGCGCCGGTTTACCGCCGCCGGAATGGACGTGGCGTCACTGGATGTCGATTCGGAGAACCCGTCCGGCGCGCTGGCGCTTTACACGCGGCTGGGTTACCGGGCCGTCAACCGCAGTATGGCCTGGGACAAGGCCCTGTAG
- the cydD gene encoding thiol reductant ABC exporter subunit CydD, translated as MRPDFPAGPATRSAVYWLGLLAALKALALVLMGQAVAAMLAGLATGNDSWPDQLPWGLAGVVLRSVTVWAQGIAARRAALGIKEELRQELLARALRNGARSTGPGDGGLAVLATRGLDALDSYYTQFLPALVNCAAIPLLLGVRILFADWVSAVVVVLTVPLVPLFMVLIGRYTEDHVREAQETLTRLSAHMLELAKGLPVLVGLGRATAQRKALEEISEEYRTKTMGTLRTAFLSALALELIATISVAVVAVFIGVRLVQGDMALEAGLLALILAPDCYLPLRELGTAHHASDDGRAALAATRTVTEAPEPRPLPAGGATAGNAEIPARVVLPVNDDAALPSTADSRGVSVTDLTVTYAGRAEAAVGPLTFTAPRGRITALDGPSGAGKSTVLGVLAGTVGDGAGTTVSGQLSGFDRDAVAWVPQHPVMVAESVLGEVALYVNAGTAEESEGIARECLAAAAAGHLAGKHPAELSPGELRRVALARGLARIRAGATVLLLDEPTAHLDAASSGLVQDSIRALRGQVTVILVAHDQQTRELADHLVPVSARGVTEPSRAPARPNAAVAPGGPAGAAAGGDAHQVPATPGLGVARPASDGRPDPTDGGPQPTSSLLGSLLAPVAGRFTGAAVVGALAAIFAVALSGLSGWLIIRASEQPPILYLLTAIVGVRFFGIGRAVLRYGERLLLHDAVFAALTRLRGRIWESLSRKALSLRRLLQGGNVLGTVIDDVDTIRDLLPRVVLPPVTALAVGGAALLATTLVAPAALPAVAIAAVLSLAVAPAAALWGDRQSAAAEQRLRAGVLRRTSAALDARAELHANGISATVLAALRSEDRTATKASQRSAWAEGLGQAVTVAACGMAALAAAVLTAPQVIAGAMEPATAAVMVLLQLALVEPYAAMTTAVRQYPALRQVMRRVAESGVLTATADEEAEGDGLCHVPPRSGAVPGVELTNLSAAWPGGGTVFSGVSATAGPGRWLAVTGPSGAGKSTLLAVLLGFLPAAAGTAAVTGQAAWCPQEAHLFDSTLRGNLMLGLPTRRNGTSGTPGSSTPEPGEAELAAALTAVGLDALVARLPDGLDTRIGPGGSFLSGGERQRLAVARTILTGARVILLDEPTAHLDAESGRGMLADLRAGLQDRTVVMVTHNPADIQPGDTLLDLSAASLTGAEGGTRDLLSTGHPSLA; from the coding sequence GTGCGCCCGGACTTTCCAGCCGGACCGGCCACCCGCTCCGCCGTCTACTGGCTTGGCCTGCTGGCCGCGCTGAAGGCGCTCGCCCTGGTCCTCATGGGGCAGGCCGTGGCGGCCATGCTCGCCGGACTGGCCACCGGGAACGATTCCTGGCCGGACCAGCTGCCCTGGGGCCTGGCAGGCGTGGTGCTTCGTTCAGTCACCGTGTGGGCACAGGGCATCGCCGCCCGCAGGGCCGCCCTGGGCATCAAGGAGGAACTGCGGCAGGAACTGCTGGCACGCGCCCTTCGGAACGGTGCACGCAGCACCGGGCCGGGCGACGGCGGCCTCGCCGTGCTGGCGACCCGCGGCCTGGATGCACTGGACAGCTACTACACCCAGTTCCTGCCCGCGCTCGTGAACTGCGCCGCCATCCCGCTGCTGCTGGGGGTACGCATCCTCTTCGCGGACTGGGTCAGTGCCGTGGTAGTGGTCCTGACGGTTCCGCTGGTCCCGCTGTTTATGGTGCTGATCGGCCGGTACACGGAGGACCATGTCCGCGAGGCGCAGGAAACGCTCACCCGGCTCTCCGCCCACATGCTGGAGCTGGCCAAGGGGCTGCCCGTGCTGGTGGGCCTGGGCCGCGCCACGGCACAGCGCAAGGCCCTGGAGGAAATCTCCGAGGAATACCGGACCAAAACCATGGGGACCCTGCGGACCGCGTTCCTCTCCGCCCTGGCGCTCGAACTCATCGCCACCATTTCCGTGGCCGTGGTGGCCGTCTTCATCGGAGTCCGCCTGGTGCAGGGTGACATGGCCCTCGAGGCCGGCCTCCTGGCGCTCATCCTCGCGCCCGACTGCTACCTGCCGCTGCGCGAACTGGGCACTGCGCACCACGCCAGTGACGATGGGAGGGCCGCGCTCGCCGCGACCCGGACCGTCACCGAAGCACCGGAGCCGCGGCCGCTGCCTGCCGGCGGCGCCACTGCCGGGAATGCCGAAATCCCCGCCCGCGTCGTCCTTCCAGTGAACGACGACGCCGCGCTGCCTTCCACAGCGGACTCACGCGGCGTGTCGGTCACCGACCTCACGGTTACCTATGCGGGCAGGGCGGAAGCCGCCGTCGGCCCCCTCACCTTCACCGCCCCGCGGGGCCGGATCACCGCCCTCGACGGCCCCAGCGGTGCCGGCAAAAGCACCGTGCTGGGCGTGCTCGCCGGGACGGTGGGCGACGGCGCCGGAACCACGGTGTCGGGACAGCTTTCCGGCTTCGACCGGGACGCGGTGGCCTGGGTTCCGCAGCACCCGGTGATGGTGGCGGAGTCCGTCCTTGGGGAGGTCGCGCTCTACGTCAACGCCGGGACTGCAGAAGAATCGGAAGGGATTGCCCGCGAGTGCCTCGCCGCGGCTGCCGCCGGCCACCTTGCCGGGAAGCATCCGGCCGAGCTGAGCCCGGGGGAGCTGCGGCGCGTTGCGCTGGCCCGCGGGCTGGCCCGCATCCGCGCCGGCGCCACCGTGCTGCTCCTTGATGAACCGACGGCCCACCTGGATGCCGCTTCATCGGGGCTGGTGCAGGACTCCATCCGTGCCCTCCGCGGCCAGGTCACCGTGATCCTGGTGGCCCACGACCAGCAGACCCGCGAACTGGCGGACCACCTGGTGCCTGTCTCTGCCCGCGGGGTCACGGAACCGTCCAGGGCCCCTGCCAGGCCGAACGCTGCAGTGGCTCCAGGAGGCCCGGCCGGCGCAGCAGCGGGCGGTGACGCCCATCAGGTCCCTGCAACCCCAGGCCTGGGCGTTGCCCGCCCGGCGTCGGACGGACGGCCTGACCCAACCGACGGAGGGCCTCAGCCAACCAGCAGCCTGCTGGGCAGCCTGCTGGCGCCCGTGGCCGGCCGGTTCACGGGCGCAGCCGTGGTGGGGGCCCTGGCCGCCATCTTCGCTGTTGCTCTCTCCGGACTGTCCGGCTGGCTCATCATCAGGGCGAGCGAGCAGCCGCCCATCCTCTACTTGCTGACCGCCATCGTGGGCGTGCGGTTCTTCGGAATCGGGCGGGCCGTCCTGCGCTACGGGGAGCGGCTGCTGCTGCACGACGCCGTCTTTGCCGCCCTCACCCGGCTCCGTGGCCGGATTTGGGAATCGCTGAGCCGCAAGGCCCTGTCCCTGCGGCGGCTGCTGCAGGGCGGCAATGTCCTGGGCACGGTCATTGACGATGTCGATACCATCCGGGACCTGCTGCCGCGCGTTGTCCTGCCTCCCGTGACCGCCCTTGCGGTTGGCGGTGCGGCGCTGCTGGCCACCACCCTGGTGGCCCCGGCGGCCCTGCCCGCCGTCGCCATCGCGGCCGTCCTGAGCCTGGCCGTGGCGCCCGCTGCTGCCCTCTGGGGCGACCGGCAGTCGGCCGCAGCGGAACAGCGCCTGCGCGCCGGGGTCCTGCGGCGCACGTCCGCGGCCCTGGACGCGCGGGCCGAACTGCACGCCAACGGCATCTCCGCGACGGTCCTGGCTGCACTCCGGTCCGAGGACCGCACAGCAACCAAAGCATCCCAGCGCTCCGCCTGGGCGGAAGGCCTGGGCCAGGCCGTCACCGTAGCCGCCTGCGGCATGGCGGCGCTGGCTGCCGCCGTGCTCACTGCACCGCAGGTGATTGCCGGCGCCATGGAACCGGCCACCGCGGCGGTGATGGTGCTCCTGCAGCTTGCCTTGGTGGAGCCTTATGCAGCCATGACGACGGCGGTCCGCCAGTACCCTGCCCTGCGCCAGGTCATGCGCCGCGTGGCGGAGTCCGGCGTCCTGACCGCGACGGCGGACGAGGAAGCAGAAGGGGACGGGCTGTGCCACGTCCCACCCCGCTCCGGGGCTGTCCCCGGTGTGGAACTGACCAACCTTTCGGCAGCCTGGCCGGGCGGAGGCACAGTGTTCTCCGGGGTGTCGGCAACTGCCGGACCAGGCCGATGGCTGGCGGTGACCGGGCCTTCCGGCGCGGGTAAGTCCACCCTCCTTGCCGTTCTCCTGGGCTTCCTTCCCGCCGCGGCCGGCACGGCCGCGGTGACAGGACAGGCAGCCTGGTGCCCCCAGGAAGCTCACCTGTTCGATTCGACCCTTCGAGGCAACCTGATGCTGGGGCTCCCAACCCGCCGGAACGGCACCTCCGGCACCCCCGGCTCCAGTACCCCTGAGCCCGGCGAGGCCGAGCTGGCTGCGGCCTTGACCGCCGTCGGCCTCGATGCCCTGGTGGCACGGCTGCCGGACGGGCTTGACACCCGCATCGGCCCCGGCGGCTCGTTCCTGAGCGGCGGTGAGCGGCAGCGGCTTGCCGTGGCCCGGACCATCCTGACAGGCGCCCGGGTGATCCTGCTGGATGAGCCCACGGCCCACCTGGATGCCGAATCGGGCCGTGGGATGCTGGCAGACCTGCGCGCCGGCCTCCAGGACCGAACGGTGGTCATGGTGACGCACAATCCCGCTGACATCCAGCCGGGCGACACTCTCCTGGACCTGTCCGCTGCTTCGCTGACAGGCGCTGAGGGAGGGACCCGGGATCTGCTGTCAACGGGGCACCCTTCATTGGCCTGA
- the cydB gene encoding cytochrome d ubiquinol oxidase subunit II: MELLPTIWFVIIAVLWTGYLFLEGFDLGVGMLMKLFARNNTERRVLLNTVGPVWDGNEVWLITAGAATFAAFPLWYASLFSALYLPLLVVLVALIFRAVAFEYRGKVDDDSWRARWDWAIALGSFFAAFGVGAALALTTTGLPLNANGDREGGAMAWFSGYAVLGGLAVVGFSLLHALAFLALKTDGDIRHRARAWFVRLLPVLLLPLAAWALVIQFLAGELWTWAAVVLAVVAAVVAWFQARRGAEGHAFMAMGTFLLLGSASIFGAVFPVVLPSTLDPAFDLTIANASSSDYTLGLMSVVAAVGLPLVIVYQAWTYWVFRRRVSAAHIPEAHSFLPAVAVRAFTTKG; encoded by the coding sequence ATGGAACTGCTGCCCACCATCTGGTTCGTCATCATTGCGGTGCTCTGGACCGGTTACCTTTTCCTTGAAGGCTTCGATCTCGGCGTCGGAATGCTGATGAAGCTGTTCGCACGGAACAACACTGAACGCAGGGTGCTGCTGAACACGGTCGGCCCGGTCTGGGACGGCAACGAGGTCTGGCTGATCACGGCCGGCGCGGCCACTTTCGCGGCGTTCCCGCTCTGGTACGCCTCGCTCTTCTCCGCGCTCTACCTCCCCCTCCTGGTGGTCCTCGTGGCACTGATCTTCCGCGCCGTGGCTTTCGAGTACCGGGGCAAGGTGGACGATGACAGCTGGCGGGCACGCTGGGACTGGGCCATCGCCCTGGGCTCCTTCTTCGCCGCCTTCGGCGTCGGCGCGGCGCTGGCACTGACCACCACGGGCCTGCCGCTGAACGCAAACGGCGACCGTGAAGGCGGAGCGATGGCGTGGTTCAGTGGCTACGCCGTCCTGGGCGGACTGGCCGTGGTGGGGTTCTCCCTGCTCCATGCCCTGGCCTTCCTCGCCTTGAAGACCGACGGCGACATTCGGCACCGGGCCCGTGCCTGGTTTGTCCGGCTGCTGCCCGTCCTGCTGCTTCCCCTGGCCGCCTGGGCGCTGGTCATCCAGTTCCTGGCGGGCGAGCTGTGGACCTGGGCCGCCGTGGTCCTGGCAGTCGTGGCAGCTGTCGTGGCGTGGTTCCAGGCCCGGCGCGGAGCCGAGGGCCACGCGTTCATGGCCATGGGAACCTTCCTGCTCCTGGGCAGTGCCTCGATCTTTGGCGCCGTGTTCCCCGTGGTGCTGCCCTCCACCCTGGACCCGGCGTTTGACCTGACCATTGCCAACGCGTCCTCCTCCGATTACACCCTCGGCCTCATGAGCGTGGTGGCGGCGGTGGGCCTTCCGCTGGTGATCGTGTACCAGGCCTGGACGTACTGGGTGTTCCGCCGCCGCGTCAGCGCGGCGCACATCCCGGAGGCCCACAGTTTCCTGCCGGCAGTGGCCGTCAGGGCATTCACCACGAAGGGCTGA